A DNA window from Jaculus jaculus isolate mJacJac1 chromosome 1, mJacJac1.mat.Y.cur, whole genome shotgun sequence contains the following coding sequences:
- the Tlx1 gene encoding T-cell leukemia homeobox protein 1, which yields MEHLGPHHLHPGHAEPISFGIDQILNSPDQGGCLGPASRLQDGEYGLGCLVGGAYTYGGGATAPGAGTGGAGAYGAGGPGGPGGPAGGGGGGACSMGPLASSYNVNMALAGGPGPGGGGGGGGGGGAGALSAAGVIRVPAHRPLAGAVAHPQSLATGLPTVPSVPAVPGVNNLTGLTFPWMESNRRYTKDRFTGHPYQNRTPPKKKKPRTSFTRLQICELEKRFHRQKYLASAERAALAKALKMTDAQVKTWFQNRRTKWRRQTAEEREAERQQANRILLQLQQEAFQKSLAQPLPADPLCVHNSSLFALQNLQPWSDDSTKITSVTSVASACE from the exons ATGGAGCACCTGGGTCCGCACCACCTCCACCCGGGCCACGCGGAGCCCATCAGCTTCGGCATCGATCAGATCCTCAACAGCCCGGACCAGGGCGGCTGCCTGGGGCCCGCCTCGCGCCTCCAGGACGGAGAATACGGCCTGGGCTGTCTGGTCGGAGGCGCTTACACCTACGGCGGCGGGGCCACCGCGCCCGGGGCCGGGACCGGGGGCGCAGGGGCCTATGGCGCGGGTGGCCCGGGCGGCCCCGGCGGCCCGgcgggtggcggcggcggcggcgcctgCAGCATGGGCCCACTGGCCAGCTCCTACAACGTGAACATGGCCTTGGCGGGTGGCCCCGGTCCTGGaggcggcggaggcggcggcggcggcggaggcgcgGGCGCGCTCAGCGCTGCGGGGGTAATCCGAGTTCCTGCGCACAGGCCGCTAGCCGGAGCCGTGGCCCACCCCCAGTCCCTGGCCACCGGTTTGCCCACTGTGCCCTCTGTGCCTGCCGTGCCCGGTGTCAACAACCTCACCGGCCTCACCTTCCCATGGATGGAGAGTAACCGCAGATACACAAAGGACAGGTTCACAG GTCACCCCTATCAGAACCGGACGCCCCCCAAGAAGAAGAAGCCGCGGACGTCCTTCACGCGCCTGCAGATCTGCGAGCTGGAGAAGCGCTTCCACCGCCAGAAGTACCTGGCTTCGGCGGAGCGCGCGGCCCTGGCCAAGGCGCTCAAAATGACCGACGCGCAGGTCAAAACCTGGTTCCAGAACCGGAGGACGAAGTGGAG GCGACAGACCGCGGAGGAGCGGGAGGCCGAGAGACAGCAGGCGAACCGCATTCTCCTGCAGCTGCAGCAGGAAGCCTTCCAGAAGAGCCTGGCACAGCCTCTGCCAGCGGACCCTCTGTGCGTGCACAACTCCTCGCTCTTTGCCCTGCAGAATCTGCAGCCGTGGTCTGATGACTCCACCAAGATCACGAGCGTCACATCGGTGGCCTCGGCCTGCGAGTGA